In the Ipomoea triloba cultivar NCNSP0323 chromosome 6, ASM357664v1 genome, one interval contains:
- the LOC116023701 gene encoding B3 domain-containing protein REM16-like, which yields MERARDAKDSNARFRDEKHQDQISRRMGDDCKNWQERAKNTYWSNFKTICFLQILSEGFNEQLVVPEKFVNKLRGKLESSVALIGPSGAIWNVGLTARGEELYFDHGWKEFVEEHSLRENDILLFKYKRSSQLKVKIFDRESQCENEYSYFVRKCEHRMHSSGGNKTESNPTLALAVVPPPAPTPTPVPTPTPTPTPTPTPAPAPVPTTTTSHHETSSGSSSVIFVGATMWSPPSERITQRQASGEQATPPKRKRKIRREQIELVVRIKSDVDGLEARALRGERSTATSSRSLLKSNRRPVTEEEKRKAIQMANAAVSPTGFTVKMAPGYVYRRFEMTIPGDWAKAYLPAIKRNFDLPLRVKDKTWIARCYQRTNFGRRTILSGKGYRSFVLENQIEEFDVCVFEMERKDDSGKDISFNVSIFRVVEDAIPPSLVRPS from the exons ATGGAGAGGGCAAGAGATGCCAAAGATAGTAATGCTAGATTTCGAGATGAAAAACATCAAGATCAA ATTAGCAGAAGAATGGGAGATGATTGTAAGAATTGGCAGGAAAGAGCGAAAAATACGTACTGGTctaattttaaaacaatttgtTTCTTACAGATTCTCTCAGAAGGTTTCAATGAGCAGCTT GTTGTTCCTGAGAAGTTTGTTAACAAACTGAGAGGGAAGTTAGAAAGTTCTGTTGCACTTATAGGTCCTAGTGGTGCAATATGGAATGTCGGACTAACAGCACGGGGAGAGGAGTTGTACTTTGATCATGGGTGGaaagagtttgttgaagaacATTCCCTCcgggaaaatgacattttactatttaaatacaaaagaagTTCACAACTTAAGGTGAAAATATTTGATCGCGAGAGCCAAtgtgaaaatgaatattcatattttgtaagaaaatgTGAACACCGAATGCATAGTAGTGGAGGTAATAAGACCGAGAGTAACCCTACTCTCGCTCTAGCTGTCGTTCCCCCTCCAGCTCCAACTCCAACTCCAGTtccaactccaactccaactccaactccaactccaactccaGCTCCAGCTCCAGTTCCAACTACAACTACTAGCCATCATGAGACAAGTAGCGGATCCTCATCAGTTATATTCGTTGGAGCCACAATGTGGTCACCTCCTTCAGAGAGAATTACACAGCGGCAAGCATCTGGCGAACAAGCTACTCCACCAAAGAGGAAGAGAA aaattagaCGAGAACAAATTGAACTAGTGGTGCGAATCAAGAGTGATGTGGATGGACTCGAGGCCCGAG CACTGCGAGGTGAACGTAGCACTGCTACCTCATCACGCTCTCTGCTGAAATCAAACAGGAGGCCTGTGACGGAAGAGGAGAAACGCAAGGCCATACAAATGGCAAATGCAGCAGTTTCCCCTACCGGTTTCACAGTAAAAATGGCTCCTGGCTATGTGTACAGGAGATTCGAGATG acTATCCCTGGTGATTGGGCGAAGGCATATCTTCCTGCAATTAAGAGAAACTTTGATTTGCCTCTGCGTGTTAAGGATAAAACATGGATAGCCAGATGCTACCAGAGAACAAATTTTGGGCGCAGAACTATACTGTCTGGCAAGGGCTATCGAAGCTTCGTCCTTGAAAACCAAATTGAAGAATTTGATGTGTGTGTCTTCGAGATGGAGCGTAAAGATGATAGTGGTAAAGATATTTCTTTCAACGTCAGCATCTTCCGAGTTGTGGAGGATGCCATTCCACCTTCTCTGGTTCGCCCATCTTGA
- the LOC116022492 gene encoding uncharacterized protein LOC116022492, whose translation MHLSLWKPLSNCAAIILDRKKMRKGDDSGSAQLSKARPSILRQLQEARIREALEDASENGSLAKSQDIDEEPSENGNFGRSRSLARLNAQKEFLRATALAADRTFCTEEAIPDYQEAFNKFLIMYPKFQSSERIDQLRLNEYSHLSDSDAKVCLDYCGFGLFSYYQTVHFWNTSAFGLKEITANLNNQALHGGAEEGTVEHDIKVRIMDYLHIPENEYALVFTVSRGSAFKLLAEFYPFHTNKRLLTMFDHESQSVNWMAQCAKEKGAKVGSAWFKWPSLKPCSRELRKQISVKKKRKKVSAVGLFAFPVQSRVTGAKYSYQWMALAQQHNWHVLLDAGSLGPKDMDSLGLSLFRPDFIITSFYKIFGSDPSGFGCLLIKKSVMTALQNQPGRTGTGMVRIVPEFPQYLDDSLDCLDGLVEFEEGTDNGNDELVIGKPRGSQLPAFSGVFTSSQVRDVFDTEMDLDNISDRDGASTIYEEADSISIGEAMRSPIFSEDGLSDYSCWIDLGQSPHHSDLSGQLTKEKSLAPLTQSWFSIREENKPFSPKVGSKVSQNKVYEPMISFDTAVLSMSQEPDFVRETSREPYLTMQKDVGGKDIQEEIEIVEELSRGSESSSISNGLRINHVPGGFQHFDPEICQGIKENCIRRETECDFRLLGGREQSRQGGGRFFGLEDGGQAASLGYRESFTLNKNREGRSQHFLRSDEALMTGHDDGDFIVDGEYGDGQDWQRREPEITCRHLDHVDMLGLNKTTLRLRYLINWLVTSLLQLHFPSSDKAIGAPLVQIYGPKIKYERGASVAFNVRDSSKGGLIHPETVQKLAERHGVSLGVGILSHIQVVDSSKQRHRSRCPEDIALCKPMSSGCHDNKNQLFRIEVVTASLSFLTNFEDVYRMWAFVAKFLNPVFIEADRQSADSEDFQET comes from the coding sequence atgcaTCTTTCACTATGGAAACCCCTGTCCAATTGTGCAGCCATAATCTTGGACAGGAAGAAGATGAGGAAAGGGGATGATTCAGGCTCAGCTCAGCTCTCAAAGGCAAGGCCTTCAATTCTGAGGCAATTGCAGGAGGCCAGAATCAGGGAGGCTCTTGAAGATGCCTCTGAGAATGGGTCACTGGCAAAATCACAGGACATTGATGAAGAGCCATCAGAGAATGGCAACTTTGGGAGGTCAAGGTCTCTGGCTAGGCTGAATGCTCAGAAGGAATTCTTGCGAGCCACTGCGCTTGCAGCGGACAGGACCTTCTGCACTGAAGAAGCCATTCCTGATTATCAAGAAGCTTTCAATAAGTTTCTGATTATGTACCCCAAGTTCCAGTCTTCAGAAAGGATTGATCAGCTGAGATTGAATGAGTACAGTCACCTCTCTGATTCTGATGCTAAGGTATGCCTTGATTACTGCGGCTTTGGGTTGTTTTCGTATTATCAAACTGTTCATTTCTGGAATACATCTGCATTTGGCTTAAAAGAAATTACTGCAAATCTGAACAATCAAGCCTTACATGGAGGTGCTGAAGAGGGCACTGTGGAGCATGATATTAAAGTAAGGATTATGGATTATTTGCACATTCCTGAAAATGAGTATGCTCTGGTGTTTACTGTTAGTAGAGGTTCTGCATTTAAATTGCTTGCTGAATTTTACCCTTTCCACACAAACAAGAGGTTGTTGACTATGTTTGATCACGAGAGCCAATCCGTGAATTGGATGGCGCAATGCGCCAAAGAGAAAGGCGCCAAGGTTGGCAGTGCCTGGTTCAAATGGCCATCGTTGAAGCCTTGCTCTAGGGAGCTGAGGAAGCAGATATCGgtcaagaaaaagagaaaaaaggttTCTGCAGTTGGGCTTTTTGCTTTTCCTGTCCAGTCTAGGGTTACGGGTGCTAAGTATTCTTACCAGTGGATGGCATTGGCACAGCAACACAATTGGCATGTGCTGCTGGATGCTGGTTCATTAGGTCCCAAGGACATGGATTCGCTTGGTTTGTCCCTTTTTAGGCCAGATTTCATAATCACGTCGTTTTATAAGATCTTTGGTTCTGACCCTAGTGGGTTTGGGTGCCTTCTGATTAAGAAATCTGTTATGACAGCCCTACAGAACCAGCCTGGCCGTACTGGAACTGGTATGGTTAGGATTGTTCCCGAGTTTCCTCAATACCTAGACGATTCTTTAGATTGTTTGGATGGATTGGTGGAATTTGAAGAAGGAACAGATAACGGGAATGATGAATTGGTGATTGGAAAACCCAGAGGCTCTCAATTACCTGCATTTTCTGGTGTTTTCACGTCCTCACAGGTGAGAGACGTGTTTGATACTGAGATGGACCTAGATAATATCTCAGACCGGGATGGGGCAAGCACTATATATGAGGAAGCCGATAGCATTTCAATTGGGGAAGCCATGAGAAGTCCCATCTTCAGTGAGGACGGGTTATCTGATTACTCATGCTGGATCGATTTAGGTCAGAGTCCACACCACTCCGATCTTTCTGGCCAATTGACCAAAGAGAAATCGTTAGCACCTTTAACTCAGTCATGGTTTTCaatcagggaagaaaataagCCATTCTCTCCGAAGGTGGGATCAAAAGTTTCTCAGAACAAAGTATACGAACCTATGATTTCTTTTGACACGGCTGTCTTGTCAATGTCACAAGAACCAGATTTTGTCAGGGAGACCTCTCGTGAACCATATCTGACAATGCAAAAAGATGTTGGTGGCAAAGACATTcaagaagaaattgaaattgtTGAAGAATTAAGCAGAGGTTCAGAGAGTAGCTCTATCTCGAATGGATTGCGAATCAATCATGTTCCCGGAGGCTTTCAGCATTTTGATCCCGAAATCTGTCaaggaataaaagaaaattgcaTAAGGAGAGAGACCGAATGTGATTTCAGATTATTAGGAGGAAGGGAACAAAGTAGACAAGGCGGTGGCAGGTTTTTCGGTTTGGAGGATGGTGGCCAAGCAGCAAGCCTCGGCTATAGAGAATCTTTTACCTTGAATAAGAACAGAGAAGGAAGATCACAGCACTTCCTTCGATCCGATGAAGCTTTGATGACTGGCCATGATGATGGCGATTTTATTGTCGATGGAGAATATGGTGACGGGCAAGACTGGCAGAGGAGGGAGCCCGAGATAACCTGCCGCCATCTTGATCATGTTGATATGTTGGGCCTAAACAAAACAACTCTCCGACTAAGGTATCTGATCAACTGGCTCGTTACTTCACTGTTGCAGCTTCACTTCCCGAGTTCTGACAAGGCCATAGGAGCGCCTCTCGTGCAGATATATGGCCCTAAGATAAAGTACGAAAGGGGTGCATCAGTGGCTTTTAATGTGAGAGACAGCAGTAAAGGAGGCCTAATTCATCCCGAAACTGTTCAGAAGTTGGCTGAGAGACACGGGGTATCTCTTGGCGTCGGTATCCTCAGTCACATTCAAGTGGTTGATAGCTCAAAACAGCGCCATAGAAGTCGATGCCCCGAAGATATAGCCCTATGCAAACCAATGTCCAGCGGTTGCCATGACAACAAGAACCAACTCTTCCGGATAGAGGTGGTTACAGCATCACTTAGTTTCTTGACCAACTTTGAAGACGTTTATAGAATGTGGGCGTTCGTGGCCAAGTTTTTGAACCCCGTTTTCATAGAAGCAGACAGACAATCAGCAGATTCAGAAGATTTTCAAGAGACGTAA